The following are from one region of the Candidatus Dependentiae bacterium genome:
- a CDS encoding deoxyribodipyrimidine photo-lyase has product MKLNYNKSLFIFRHDLRIDDNIGLLNAAAQSESIVLCFIFDEYQESNTEIFNNNNALQFMIESLQNLQNKLHENQGKLHLFNGKTETIIKDLIKHESIDAIFLNKSYIPSSIKQEEIIKELCLKANIACELSHDFLLNEPNTVKSLSGRPYEKFTPFFKNASKFHAVAKPQKFKTANFYTKKIDSTVGTEIYKIILKEENPRIDSHGGRDNGLKIFKNLKHYEDYDKERDYPNLEATTHLSAHLAFGTVSVREAYYAIKEALGINHTLVKQLYWRDFFAHVAYYSPFVFGHSYQKKYDALWWENDKKKFTAWCQGTTGFPIVDAGMRQLNATGFMHNRVRMIVASFLTKDLHIDWRWGEKYFAQKLIDYDPAVNNGNWQWCASTGCDAQPYFRIFNPWLQQKKFDNNCEYIKQWIPELKNIAAKTIHLWFKLTSPAIKEYPRPIVEHAKESVLAKKLYKQC; this is encoded by the coding sequence ATGAAACTTAACTATAACAAATCATTATTTATTTTCAGACACGACCTTAGAATCGATGATAATATCGGTTTGTTGAATGCTGCAGCGCAATCAGAATCCATTGTCCTGTGTTTTATTTTTGATGAATACCAAGAATCAAACACAGAGATTTTCAATAATAATAATGCTCTGCAATTTATGATTGAATCGCTACAAAATTTACAAAACAAACTACACGAGAACCAGGGCAAACTTCATCTCTTTAATGGCAAAACAGAAACTATCATTAAGGATCTTATTAAGCACGAATCCATTGACGCAATTTTTTTAAATAAGAGCTACATTCCGTCAAGCATAAAACAAGAAGAGATTATTAAAGAATTATGCCTCAAGGCAAACATAGCATGCGAGCTATCACACGATTTTTTATTAAATGAACCGAATACAGTAAAATCATTAAGCGGCAGGCCATACGAGAAATTTACACCATTTTTTAAAAATGCATCTAAATTTCATGCAGTTGCCAAGCCACAGAAATTCAAAACGGCCAATTTCTATACAAAAAAAATAGATTCGACTGTTGGTACTGAAATTTACAAAATAATCCTTAAAGAAGAAAACCCGCGCATTGATTCACATGGTGGTAGGGATAACGGCCTTAAAATCTTTAAAAATCTTAAACACTACGAAGATTATGACAAAGAACGAGACTATCCCAACTTGGAAGCAACAACGCATTTGTCAGCACACCTTGCTTTTGGGACTGTTTCAGTCCGTGAAGCGTATTATGCCATTAAGGAAGCTCTTGGTATAAACCATACACTCGTTAAACAACTTTATTGGCGGGATTTTTTTGCGCATGTTGCCTATTACTCACCGTTTGTTTTTGGACATTCGTACCAAAAAAAATATGATGCACTGTGGTGGGAGAATGATAAAAAGAAGTTTACAGCCTGGTGCCAAGGCACAACAGGATTTCCTATCGTTGATGCTGGCATGCGGCAACTTAACGCAACAGGGTTTATGCATAACCGTGTGCGTATGATTGTTGCATCGTTTTTAACAAAAGATTTACACATCGACTGGCGCTGGGGCGAAAAATATTTTGCTCAAAAGCTGATTGATTACGACCCTGCAGTTAATAACGGCAATTGGCAGTGGTGCGCATCAACGGGTTGTGATGCACAACCATATTTTAGAATTTTCAATCCATGGCTACAACAAAAAAAATTTGATAATAACTGCGAATATATTAAACAATGGATTCCGGAACTCAAAAACATTGCTGCCAAAACTATTCATTTATGGTTTAAGCTAACCTCGCCGGCCATCAAAGAATATCCACGGCCTATTGTTGAGCATGCCAAAGAGAGTGTTCTAGCAAAAAAACTATATAAGCAATGTTAA
- a CDS encoding A/G-specific adenine glycosylase — protein MQLTKKDIASFQKFIWNFYAANGRQFAWRNTHDPYAITVSEIMLQQTQTHRVAQKYELWLAEFPDFESLAQAPLRDVLSVWQGLGYNRRAMALQKIAQRVMTEFNGVLPADPEVLVTFPGIGKNTAGSICAFAFNMPTVFIETNIRAVYIHTFFKDKTEISDKELQPLIAQTVDSKAREWYYALMDYGVLLKQQHANPSRKSKHHATQSKFEGSDRQVRGMVLRYLTAQSMNMEQLVEATKKESMRVAKIVEQLCNEGFVRKNNDEYMIS, from the coding sequence ATGCAGTTAACAAAAAAAGATATCGCATCGTTTCAAAAATTTATTTGGAATTTCTACGCAGCGAACGGTCGCCAGTTTGCTTGGCGCAACACGCATGATCCGTATGCTATTACTGTTTCAGAGATTATGTTGCAACAAACGCAAACACATCGTGTTGCACAAAAGTATGAGTTATGGTTAGCAGAATTTCCTGATTTTGAAAGTTTGGCACAAGCGCCATTGCGTGATGTATTAAGCGTCTGGCAGGGGCTTGGTTACAACCGACGTGCCATGGCATTACAAAAAATTGCACAACGCGTCATGACAGAATTTAACGGCGTATTGCCAGCAGATCCAGAAGTTCTGGTAACGTTTCCTGGCATTGGCAAAAATACCGCAGGTTCGATCTGTGCGTTTGCGTTCAATATGCCGACGGTATTTATTGAGACCAATATTCGTGCTGTGTATATTCACACTTTTTTTAAAGATAAAACCGAAATTTCTGACAAGGAATTGCAACCACTGATTGCGCAAACAGTAGATAGCAAAGCGCGTGAGTGGTATTATGCGTTGATGGATTACGGAGTGTTGCTTAAACAACAACATGCTAATCCGAGTAGAAAAAGTAAGCATCATGCAACGCAGTCAAAATTCGAAGGGTCCGATAGACAAGTACGTGGCATGGTGTTGCGCTATTTAACAGCGCAATCTATGAACATGGAACAACTCGTTGAAGCAACAAAAAAAGAGAGTATGCGTGTTGCAAAAATTGTTGAGCAGTTGTGTAATGAAGGATTTGTGAGAAAAAATAATGATGAGTATATGATTTCTTAA
- a CDS encoding L-lactate dehydrogenase, with amino-acid sequence MKHSKIAIIGAGRVGTTTAYALMLKNIAAEILLVDVDPIRCKGEFLDLSDVLPFSSTSIVRDATLQEAAQADIIIITGGKAQSPGQTRLDLLKINLKVMDAIVDGLASLNKNAIIIVISNPLDILTQHIQNKNILPRNQIFGSGTFLDSTRLQGALGLKLNVAPKSIHAYILGEHGDTQFPAWSSAYCDGKSISECLSRNELEQVAQQTKQKAYDIISCKGSTFYGIASCATALCESIIFNQKQVIPVSCYQEDLGVCLSVPCVIGEKGIVELFPLSLNAQEKNQLQQSAQNLKALMQP; translated from the coding sequence ATGAAACATTCCAAAATAGCTATCATTGGTGCTGGACGCGTGGGAACGACAACCGCCTACGCATTAATGCTCAAAAATATTGCAGCGGAAATTTTATTAGTTGATGTCGACCCGATACGTTGCAAGGGAGAGTTTTTAGATCTTTCAGATGTACTCCCTTTCAGTTCCACTTCAATCGTAAGAGATGCGACCTTGCAAGAAGCAGCGCAGGCAGACATTATTATTATTACGGGAGGTAAAGCACAAAGTCCAGGGCAAACACGTCTTGATTTATTAAAAATTAATCTTAAAGTGATGGATGCCATTGTAGATGGCCTCGCATCATTAAATAAAAACGCTATTATTATCGTGATTAGCAATCCACTTGATATTCTCACACAACACATTCAGAATAAAAATATTTTACCAAGAAACCAGATTTTTGGTTCAGGAACATTTTTAGATTCAACAAGGCTACAAGGCGCCCTGGGTCTTAAACTAAATGTTGCACCAAAATCGATCCATGCTTACATTTTGGGAGAACATGGGGATACACAATTTCCCGCATGGTCTTCTGCTTACTGTGATGGCAAATCAATTTCAGAATGCCTATCGCGTAATGAATTAGAACAAGTCGCGCAACAAACTAAACAAAAAGCATATGATATTATTAGTTGTAAAGGGTCGACCTTTTATGGCATTGCAAGTTGTGCAACCGCATTGTGCGAAAGTATCATCTTTAATCAAAAACAAGTTATTCCCGTTTCTTGCTATCAAGAAGATTTGGGAGTTTGTTTGAGTGTTCCTTGTGTAATAGGAGAAAAGGGAATAGTAGAACTATTCCCTTTATCGTTAAATGCACAAGAAAAAAATCAACTACAACAATCTGCTCAGAACCTCAAGGCTCTTATGCAACCGTAG
- a CDS encoding pitrilysin family protein, with protein MSFNAMPGTVAMSMLAGDLEKGLEILEEILSRAIFNKDEIEKVRAQINADIKNFWDEPSSFAGQLIRERVYKGHPYSKNMLGTKESVDSITRKDLVDFYKKYITPHGAKIAIVGDLKGYDLKKVLEKTIGKWQGPEVESINFPELAPLEDGQFNYPINRDQVVLCYAGLSIDRKHPDYDKLLLFDQIFGSGALGSLHSKLFQLREQTGLFYTINGSLIANADEQPGMVLVKTIVSLDRLKEAEKAITDTMVNVADTITAEELVEARNAVVNSLMNNFESNQSTARTFLFLDRFNFPADFFNNRAAQLKKVDLPAMLAAVNKVLKKDALMTLRIGRVDKDTTVA; from the coding sequence ATGTCGTTTAATGCTATGCCGGGCACGGTTGCCATGAGTATGTTAGCCGGCGATCTTGAAAAAGGCCTAGAGATTTTAGAGGAAATTTTAAGTCGGGCTATTTTTAATAAAGACGAAATCGAAAAAGTTCGTGCACAAATTAATGCGGATATTAAAAACTTTTGGGATGAGCCATCATCTTTTGCTGGGCAGTTGATTCGTGAGCGTGTGTATAAGGGGCACCCTTATAGCAAGAACATGCTGGGGACAAAAGAATCAGTTGATTCAATAACCAGAAAAGACCTAGTAGATTTCTATAAAAAATACATTACACCTCATGGCGCTAAAATCGCTATCGTTGGTGATCTTAAAGGTTACGACCTTAAAAAAGTATTAGAAAAAACGATCGGCAAATGGCAAGGGCCAGAAGTTGAGAGCATTAACTTCCCGGAACTTGCGCCGCTTGAAGATGGGCAATTTAATTATCCTATCAACAGAGATCAGGTAGTGCTCTGCTACGCAGGACTTTCAATCGATAGAAAGCACCCTGACTATGATAAGTTGTTGTTGTTCGATCAAATTTTTGGATCAGGGGCTTTGGGCTCGCTGCATTCAAAATTGTTTCAACTACGCGAACAAACTGGATTGTTTTATACGATCAATGGATCGTTGATTGCCAATGCGGATGAACAACCAGGCATGGTTCTTGTCAAAACAATCGTGTCACTTGATCGATTAAAAGAAGCTGAAAAAGCAATTACCGACACTATGGTGAACGTTGCAGATACCATTACCGCCGAAGAGCTGGTCGAAGCACGTAACGCTGTAGTTAACTCTTTGATGAATAATTTTGAATCAAATCAAAGTACTGCGCGCACCTTCTTGTTCTTAGATCGTTTTAACTTTCCTGCTGATTTCTTTAATAATCGTGCAGCGCAACTTAAAAAAGTTGATTTGCCAGCGATGCTTGCAGCGGTAAATAAGGTGCTTAAGAAGGATGCCTTAATGACGTTGAGAATTGGTCGTGTTGATAAAGACACTACGGTTGCATAA
- a CDS encoding pitrilysin family protein: protein MKKWTNLLCKIHILFIVCSSYALCFARQTVVSSEQKKQTQKNNDTLPDRNTKEMATDIQSNNPVYKKVLKNGLTILVHSAHNIPKVSLQIWYNVGSKDEKSGEKGIAHLIEHMIFKGTKKLTESDINIVAHMLSGGINAFTSFDYTGYLFNFPTQHWQEALPIMADCMLNCAFKDDHLNSEMKAVIQELKMYKDDYQSSLIEELISAIFPDHPYHYPIIGYKQDLWNVRGADLAKFYKKHYAPNNATLVVVGDVDANEVFSLAEKYFGEIPANPTYKKDKHYLNQGISSKAVTLYRDVQQPLQALVFVVPGIAQKNEQILDLTSWVLGSGKSSRLYKKIVDEEQLATSLSTSYWDLFDHSLFFIMYEPKDMADAPIIQAMIQAEIDAIIKDGVSEQELSRAVKKAQMKLYNVLENTEKQAYSIGKHYLATGDENYIFNYLKNPTPKLGQDIKELLANYFRPSVMHMGTVLSLPEREKPFWTALQKHSDEEDQEILSARTRDIQV from the coding sequence ATGAAGAAATGGACTAATTTATTATGTAAAATACATATACTATTTATTGTGTGCAGTAGTTATGCATTGTGTTTTGCTCGGCAAACCGTTGTGAGCAGTGAGCAAAAAAAGCAAACTCAAAAAAATAATGATACATTACCAGATAGGAATACTAAAGAAATGGCAACAGACATACAGAGCAATAACCCCGTGTATAAAAAGGTCCTTAAGAATGGCTTGACCATTTTAGTCCATTCGGCTCACAATATACCAAAAGTTTCATTACAAATTTGGTATAATGTTGGGTCTAAAGATGAAAAAAGTGGAGAAAAAGGTATTGCCCATTTAATTGAGCACATGATCTTTAAGGGCACAAAAAAACTTACAGAATCCGACATTAACATTGTTGCCCATATGCTTTCTGGCGGCATTAATGCATTTACTTCTTTTGACTATACCGGGTATTTGTTTAACTTTCCAACGCAACATTGGCAAGAAGCTTTACCAATAATGGCCGACTGTATGTTAAATTGTGCATTTAAGGATGATCATCTTAATTCTGAGATGAAGGCGGTTATTCAAGAATTAAAAATGTATAAAGATGATTATCAGTCAAGCTTAATAGAAGAATTAATTTCTGCTATTTTTCCTGATCACCCATACCATTATCCTATTATTGGCTATAAACAAGATTTATGGAATGTGCGAGGCGCTGATTTGGCCAAGTTCTATAAAAAACACTATGCACCTAACAACGCTACCTTAGTGGTTGTTGGTGATGTAGATGCCAACGAAGTGTTCTCTCTAGCTGAAAAATATTTTGGTGAAATTCCAGCTAACCCTACCTACAAAAAAGATAAACATTATCTTAACCAGGGTATATCTTCAAAGGCAGTTACACTTTATCGCGATGTACAACAACCATTGCAAGCTTTAGTTTTTGTTGTCCCTGGTATTGCGCAAAAAAATGAGCAAATTTTAGATTTAACTTCTTGGGTTTTAGGATCAGGCAAAAGCTCACGTTTATACAAAAAAATTGTTGATGAAGAACAATTAGCAACTTCACTATCAACTTCGTATTGGGATCTGTTTGATCATAGTCTTTTCTTTATTATGTATGAACCAAAAGATATGGCAGATGCTCCAATAATTCAAGCAATGATACAGGCGGAAATTGACGCTATTATTAAAGATGGCGTGAGCGAGCAAGAGTTGAGCCGTGCCGTTAAAAAAGCGCAAATGAAACTCTATAATGTTTTAGAAAACACTGAAAAACAAGCCTACTCAATTGGCAAGCATTACTTAGCCACGGGCGATGAAAACTATATCTTTAATTATCTCAAGAATCCTACACCAAAACTTGGGCAAGATATTAAGGAGTTGCTAGCAAACTACTTTAGGCCATCTGTTATGCATATGGGCACTGTATTGTCGCTCCCAGAAAGAGAAAAGCCTTTCTGGACAGCATTACAAAAGCATTCTGATGAAGAAGATCAAGAGATTTTGTCAGCTCGTACGCGCGATATACAGGTATAG
- a CDS encoding ComEC/Rec2 family competence protein — translation MSTLLSKQFVSCQMHPIFYITALFACGIVAQSQSDLPISTLLFAIIICTSCALYKTLKNPSAWLMWALLFALISGALCYESQKANHELGTIINLNTPCTITGTITSITPLEHQRLKQCINLETKTIQQGTGTPDLIYTRKTIAFYTMKKTDAKVQDTIELKNVTLKTTSNNAYNDYLIKENIAATLFLPTLDYTLINRPIYSPSRWLFYYRESLLKQCKAKLSWTTRALFSSIFLGNKFCGKKQMEKSKDSCKAWGISHYLARSGLHMVIFIIVWHILLSLLLIPLFYRNLFLIFLSMLYYVLSWSSISFFRALIGFILFKTCALLKVPSQVFHLLTIVTLIVLVYNPMQLFFLDFQLSFGLTFALAWFNRIHSKKLHDN, via the coding sequence ATGTCGACATTATTATCCAAGCAGTTTGTTTCTTGCCAGATGCATCCGATTTTTTATATCACTGCACTATTTGCCTGTGGTATAGTGGCTCAGTCACAATCTGATCTGCCAATCTCGACTCTACTGTTTGCCATTATTATATGCACTTCTTGCGCTCTCTATAAAACTCTAAAAAATCCTAGTGCGTGGTTAATGTGGGCATTACTGTTCGCATTGATATCAGGAGCGCTTTGCTACGAATCCCAAAAAGCAAACCATGAACTTGGCACCATAATTAACCTCAACACACCTTGCACAATCACTGGCACCATAACAAGCATTACGCCTCTTGAGCACCAACGATTAAAACAGTGCATTAATCTAGAAACCAAAACTATTCAGCAAGGCACCGGTACACCTGACCTGATCTATACTCGCAAAACCATTGCGTTTTACACAATGAAAAAAACGGACGCCAAAGTTCAAGATACCATTGAGCTTAAAAACGTGACCCTTAAGACAACTTCCAATAATGCCTACAATGACTATTTAATAAAAGAAAACATAGCCGCAACATTATTTTTACCAACCCTAGACTATACCCTAATTAATCGACCAATATATAGCCCGAGCCGTTGGTTATTTTATTACAGAGAATCACTCTTAAAACAATGTAAGGCGAAGCTTTCCTGGACAACAAGAGCATTATTTTCATCAATTTTTTTGGGCAATAAATTTTGTGGAAAAAAACAGATGGAAAAATCAAAAGACTCATGCAAGGCATGGGGAATATCCCACTATCTTGCGCGATCTGGCCTGCATATGGTGATTTTTATTATAGTATGGCATATTTTACTCAGCCTGTTACTGATTCCTCTATTCTATAGAAATTTATTTCTTATTTTTTTGAGCATGTTATATTACGTCCTTAGCTGGTCAAGTATTTCCTTTTTCAGAGCTCTTATTGGGTTTATCTTATTTAAAACATGCGCCCTCCTTAAAGTCCCCTCACAAGTATTCCATCTATTGACAATAGTCACCCTCATAGTGCTTGTCTATAATCCAATGCAACTTTTTTTCTTAGACTTCCAATTAAGTTTTGGACTAACATTTGCCCTTGCGTGGTTTAATCGCATACACAGCAAGAAGTTGCATGATAATTAA
- a CDS encoding clostripain-related cysteine peptidase, whose product MVIKEIKKLSYYLFYLLFVCTTQSRNEVIDTKTHVERSVSHKANRVKDWTFIVYIAADNNLRNFAARNIKQMSEIGSNDFLNIAVQLDIRITGNKKITRRYYVENNKILHVNSADSSSQQMDSGDPKTLVSCCKWAIENYPARNYALILWNHGTGIIDPDIGRIVNPAELFVFNPNINKFELDRSIGFLDCINDIDSKLYNDSWRGICWDESTGNYLTNQKLDSALAEVTQKFLGGRKLNILGFDACLMGMIEIAEIAKQYAQVMVGSQEVELGPGWDYQRVLEPFRSGSIDYITFAKHMVDVYAETYGKITNDYTQAAINLDSIDALENNINTVATLLSDGLRLQKNGSVKNAIQASKSKLLCTHFDEPSYIDLHHFYTNLLANLKYFTFINEQQGANIKKTLGQALEDGKNIIKSVVIANQAGKNLSLAQGISIYFPERRIHSSYYKTSFAASNKWATLLSQYLLL is encoded by the coding sequence ATGGTTATCAAGGAAATAAAAAAACTTAGTTATTATCTTTTTTATTTATTGTTTGTATGCACAACACAATCACGCAATGAGGTTATTGATACAAAAACTCACGTAGAAAGATCTGTTTCTCATAAGGCCAACAGGGTGAAAGATTGGACCTTTATTGTTTATATAGCTGCTGACAACAATTTGCGCAATTTTGCGGCACGCAACATAAAGCAAATGTCAGAGATTGGCTCCAATGATTTTCTTAATATTGCTGTCCAGCTAGACATCAGAATTACCGGCAATAAAAAAATCACTCGCCGCTACTACGTAGAAAACAATAAAATTCTCCACGTCAATAGCGCTGACTCATCGTCACAACAAATGGATAGCGGTGACCCAAAGACCCTTGTATCATGTTGTAAATGGGCCATCGAAAATTATCCAGCACGTAACTATGCACTTATTTTATGGAACCACGGAACCGGCATAATCGATCCTGACATTGGCAGAATTGTTAATCCTGCTGAATTGTTTGTCTTCAACCCAAACATAAATAAATTTGAACTCGATCGTAGCATTGGCTTTTTAGACTGCATTAATGATATCGACTCAAAACTGTATAATGACTCCTGGCGCGGTATCTGTTGGGACGAATCAACAGGCAATTATCTAACTAATCAAAAACTCGATAGCGCCCTTGCGGAAGTCACCCAAAAATTCTTAGGCGGCAGAAAGTTAAATATTTTAGGGTTTGATGCCTGCCTTATGGGAATGATTGAGATTGCGGAAATAGCAAAACAATACGCTCAAGTTATGGTCGGCTCTCAAGAAGTCGAACTCGGACCTGGCTGGGATTATCAAAGAGTTCTTGAGCCATTTCGCTCTGGATCAATTGATTACATAACATTCGCAAAACACATGGTTGATGTTTATGCTGAAACATATGGCAAAATTACCAATGATTACACACAGGCGGCAATAAACTTGGACAGCATTGACGCCCTAGAAAACAATATCAATACCGTTGCAACATTATTAAGCGATGGCCTTCGACTACAGAAAAATGGCTCAGTTAAAAATGCAATTCAAGCAAGCAAAAGCAAGTTGCTGTGCACCCATTTTGATGAACCAAGCTACATTGATCTGCACCACTTTTATACCAACTTGCTTGCAAATCTTAAATACTTCACCTTCATCAATGAACAACAAGGGGCCAATATTAAAAAAACACTTGGCCAAGCCTTAGAGGATGGAAAAAACATCATAAAGTCGGTGGTTATTGCAAACCAAGCAGGCAAGAATTTAAGTCTCGCACAAGGAATCTCTATTTACTTCCCTGAACGACGCATACACTCCTCATATTATAAAACTTCTTTTGCAGCAAGCAATAAATGGGCAACCCTACTATCGCAATATCTTTTGCTATAA
- the nusA gene encoding transcription termination factor NusA: MKLADVIDELVEERGLDRAVLSSIIGEGMYAAYEKRYPTLTLRVEYDKKSDEIVVQVQKEVVSTVTDEDHQISVKKARFIDKDCEAGQILWISFDGKIGRIEILRAKQIIASKIRKIEATAIFEEFKPKEGTIVHGSIHKCERGGVVVKMGDNLAFLPKSLSIPSDKCIVGFPIRALLKEVLLEPRNENQLILDRASDLFLQRLFELEIPEIFEKLVEIKRVVRIPGYKSKIAVISNDHNIDPVGTCVGVGGSRIKPILKELGDEKIDVVAWNDNLELLVKNALKPAEINRVEIVENNTAHIWLDEDQRSLAIGKMGQNILLASRLTGMNIQLMQTVPSSTDERFAKNEEMYNDIEGLE; encoded by the coding sequence GTGAAACTTGCTGATGTAATTGATGAACTCGTAGAAGAGAGAGGCCTTGATAGGGCTGTTTTAAGTTCTATTATTGGCGAAGGAATGTATGCTGCTTATGAAAAGCGCTACCCAACCTTAACGCTACGTGTTGAATATGATAAAAAGTCTGATGAAATAGTTGTTCAGGTACAAAAAGAAGTTGTATCCACGGTTACGGATGAGGATCATCAGATCAGTGTAAAAAAAGCACGCTTTATCGATAAAGATTGCGAAGCTGGTCAAATACTTTGGATTTCCTTTGATGGGAAAATTGGTCGTATCGAAATTTTGCGCGCCAAGCAAATCATTGCAAGTAAGATTCGTAAAATTGAAGCTACGGCAATATTTGAGGAATTTAAACCTAAAGAAGGCACCATTGTTCACGGATCTATTCACAAGTGTGAGCGTGGTGGTGTAGTGGTTAAGATGGGCGACAATCTTGCTTTCTTGCCAAAATCTCTTTCTATTCCAAGCGATAAGTGCATCGTTGGCTTCCCAATTAGGGCCTTGCTAAAGGAAGTTCTGTTGGAGCCGCGCAACGAAAATCAATTAATTCTTGATCGCGCTTCAGATTTATTTTTACAACGCTTGTTTGAGTTAGAAATTCCAGAAATTTTTGAAAAATTGGTAGAAATTAAAAGAGTGGTTAGAATTCCAGGCTATAAATCAAAAATAGCAGTGATATCTAATGACCACAATATCGATCCAGTTGGCACTTGTGTTGGTGTGGGCGGCAGTCGTATCAAACCGATTCTTAAAGAGTTGGGCGATGAAAAAATTGACGTTGTTGCATGGAATGATAACCTCGAGTTATTGGTAAAAAATGCATTAAAGCCTGCTGAAATCAATCGAGTAGAAATTGTTGAAAATAATACAGCACACATTTGGCTCGATGAAGATCAGCGATCGCTTGCGATTGGTAAGATGGGCCAAAATATTTTATTGGCATCACGTCTGACTGGCATGAATATTCAATTGATGCAAACCGTTCCCTCCTCAACTGATGAGCGTTTTGCTAAAAATGAAGAAATGTACAATGATATTGAGGGCTTGGAATAG